A region from the Paraurantiacibacter namhicola genome encodes:
- a CDS encoding MFS transporter produces the protein MFTSTHLLKRRRFLPLFATQLFNAFNDNVYKTTMVLFVVYTIYNSAESETMFSSVASGLFILPFFLLSAIAGQLSDLRDKAVLIRRIKAAEIVLMCVGAVGLFMAWNGIAVDAVAIPLLLATLFGTGVQSAFFGPIKYAILPQHLKKDEVLAGTGLVEAGTYIAIMGGTILAGLLSENVEIAAFAIVTFAVMGYLVSRQVPPAPPQGEKEKIDYNPFTSSWALLRDTMQNREILYAIIAISFFWTIGSVLFIQFPPLAKNVLLADPKVASLFLVSFSVGVAVGSVTINLLLKGRVSARYAPISVLMMGIMVALFYMVCRAWNAGLRSDELMDVTMFLSYPLAWVVLGSLLLIAIFGGMFVVPLYAFLTTRVAANMASRTVAANNIVNSGSMVIGSLLAFALSTIGIPLAEQVLLSSAMCLVSVWLGMKLYRAEQDAAIHAAETAPA, from the coding sequence ATGTTTACTTCCACCCACCTGCTGAAACGGCGCAGGTTCCTGCCGCTGTTCGCCACCCAGCTGTTCAACGCCTTCAACGATAACGTCTACAAGACGACGATGGTGCTGTTCGTCGTCTACACCATCTACAATTCGGCGGAGAGCGAGACGATGTTCTCAAGCGTCGCCTCCGGATTGTTCATCCTGCCCTTCTTCCTGCTCTCCGCCATCGCCGGACAATTGTCCGATTTGCGCGACAAGGCCGTGCTGATCCGGCGCATCAAGGCGGCGGAAATCGTGCTGATGTGCGTGGGTGCCGTGGGCCTGTTCATGGCGTGGAACGGCATAGCGGTGGATGCGGTGGCCATCCCCCTGCTGCTGGCAACGCTGTTCGGCACAGGCGTGCAATCGGCATTCTTCGGCCCCATCAAATACGCGATCCTGCCGCAGCACCTGAAGAAGGATGAAGTGCTGGCCGGCACCGGCCTGGTGGAGGCCGGGACCTATATAGCCATCATGGGCGGGACGATCCTGGCGGGCCTGCTGTCCGAAAATGTCGAGATTGCCGCCTTCGCCATCGTTACCTTTGCCGTGATGGGCTACCTCGTTTCGCGGCAGGTCCCGCCTGCCCCGCCGCAAGGCGAGAAGGAAAAGATCGACTACAATCCCTTCACATCGTCCTGGGCGCTGCTGCGCGACACGATGCAGAACCGCGAGATCCTTTACGCCATCATCGCTATCAGCTTCTTCTGGACCATCGGCAGCGTGCTGTTCATCCAGTTCCCGCCGCTGGCCAAGAACGTCCTACTGGCCGATCCGAAGGTGGCGAGCCTGTTCCTCGTCTCCTTCTCCGTCGGCGTGGCAGTGGGATCGGTCACCATCAATCTGCTGCTGAAGGGCCGGGTGTCGGCCCGCTATGCCCCGATATCCGTGCTGATGATGGGGATCATGGTGGCGCTGTTCTACATGGTATGCCGGGCATGGAATGCCGGGCTGCGCAGCGACGAGCTGATGGATGTGACGATGTTCCTGTCCTACCCGCTGGCCTGGGTAGTGCTCGGCAGCCTTCTGCTGATCGCAATTTTCGGCGGCATGTTCGTGGTGCCGCTCTATGCCTTCCTGACCACGCGCGTGGCGGCAAATATGGCCAGCCGCACGGTCGCGGCGAACAATATCGTGAATTCGGGTTCGATGGTGATCGGCTCGCTGCTGGCCTTCGCGCTCAGTACGATCGGGATACCGCTGGCGGAGCAGGTGTTGCTGTCGAGCGCCATGTGCCTCGTATCAGTGTGGCTGGGAATGAAACTTTACCGCGCGGAGCAGGATGCCGCGATCCACGCGGCGGAGACCGCCCCGGCCTGA
- a CDS encoding putative bifunctional diguanylate cyclase/phosphodiesterase — translation MIAFRKRAKAEDGARSAALQKADRDIVTLGIAAAALILFVGTGGTIMPQVLDSWFGTAAPPDLLLTNALLLNIALVIFGWRRYTELRREVEERRRAEETARLLAETDPLTGCLNRRSANARIDELIQAARENEQAAAVLVLDLDNFKQVNDQNGHQVGDAVLREAAARLTREMPVGGILARTGGDEFACAIAFESDDQERIEKVVLRILEAMGKPITHEESEYGITVSIGIARSDADAEREDERKDAEWMLHCADIAMYHAKGRGRNCHVWFEPRMESDFRFRRELENGIREGLGRGEFVPYYERQIALGSGELTGFEMLARWHSPKLGTVLPEVFIPVAEDMELISELSEQLIRRALDDAKEWDANLSLAINISPLQLRDPWFAQKLLKILSESGFPPHRLDVEITESCLHENPAMVRSILVSLKNQGVRVSLDDFGTGYSNLSQLRSLPFDRLKIDRSFVTELGGESDSGAMVGAIVALGRSMGMPIVAEGVENETVLAQLAKLGELEGQGYFYGHPADAAATREMLRKEGRLAGDAQRDQPGDEGLAKAS, via the coding sequence GTGATCGCATTCCGCAAACGCGCAAAGGCCGAAGATGGCGCGCGTTCGGCTGCCTTGCAGAAGGCAGACCGCGACATTGTGACGCTAGGCATTGCGGCCGCTGCGTTGATCCTCTTTGTGGGGACCGGCGGCACTATCATGCCGCAAGTACTGGACAGCTGGTTCGGCACGGCGGCCCCGCCCGACCTGCTTCTGACCAACGCGTTGCTGCTCAATATCGCACTCGTGATCTTCGGATGGCGGCGGTACACGGAGCTGCGCCGCGAAGTGGAAGAACGCCGCCGCGCAGAAGAAACGGCGCGTTTGCTGGCCGAGACGGACCCGCTCACTGGCTGCCTCAACCGCCGCAGCGCGAATGCCCGGATCGATGAGCTGATCCAGGCTGCCCGCGAGAATGAGCAGGCCGCAGCCGTGCTCGTACTCGACCTCGACAATTTCAAGCAGGTCAATGACCAGAACGGCCACCAGGTCGGCGACGCCGTGCTGCGTGAGGCTGCAGCGCGCCTGACCCGGGAAATGCCCGTCGGCGGAATCCTGGCACGCACGGGCGGCGATGAATTCGCCTGCGCCATCGCCTTCGAGAGCGATGACCAGGAGCGGATCGAGAAGGTCGTCCTGCGCATCCTCGAAGCCATGGGCAAACCCATTACGCACGAGGAATCCGAATACGGCATCACCGTGTCCATCGGCATTGCCCGCAGCGATGCGGATGCGGAGCGTGAAGACGAGCGCAAGGACGCCGAATGGATGCTGCACTGCGCAGATATCGCAATGTACCACGCCAAGGGCCGCGGCCGGAACTGCCACGTCTGGTTCGAACCGCGCATGGAGAGCGATTTTCGCTTCCGCCGCGAGCTGGAAAACGGGATTCGCGAAGGCCTCGGCCGCGGCGAATTCGTGCCATATTACGAGCGTCAGATTGCCCTTGGATCGGGCGAGCTGACCGGCTTCGAGATGCTGGCGCGCTGGCACTCGCCCAAGTTGGGCACGGTGCTGCCGGAAGTCTTCATTCCGGTGGCCGAGGACATGGAGCTTATCTCCGAATTGTCCGAACAGCTGATCCGCCGCGCGCTGGACGATGCCAAGGAGTGGGATGCGAACCTCTCGCTGGCGATCAACATCTCTCCGCTGCAATTGCGCGACCCGTGGTTTGCCCAGAAGCTGCTGAAGATCCTTTCGGAAAGCGGCTTCCCGCCGCACCGGCTGGACGTTGAAATTACCGAGAGCTGCCTGCATGAAAATCCGGCCATGGTGCGCTCCATCCTGGTCTCGCTGAAGAACCAGGGCGTGCGCGTCAGCCTCGACGATTTCGGAACCGGCTATTCCAACCTCAGCCAGCTTCGCAGCCTGCCCTTCGACCGGCTCAAGATCGATCGCAGCTTCGTGACGGAGCTGGGCGGCGAAAGCGATTCGGGTGCCATGGTCGGCGCCATCGTGGCCCTGGGCCGCAGCATGGGCATGCCCATAGTGGCCGAGGGCGTGGAGAACGAGACGGTCCTGGCGCAGCTGGCCAAGCTGGGTGAGCTGGAAGGCCAGGGCTATTTCTACGGCCATCCTGCCGATGCCGCTGCAACGCGCGAAATGCTGCGTAAGGAAGGCCGGCTTGCGGGCGATGCACAACGCGATCAGCCCGGTGACGAGGGCCTGGCCAAGGCCAGCTGA
- a CDS encoding thiamine pyrophosphate-binding protein, whose protein sequence is MKQSAAKLLVQCLKAQECRRIFTVPGESFLPVLDALHDSDGIETIICRQEGGTAFMACADGSITGRPGVAFVTRGPGATNASIGVHVAMQDSQPMILFVGDVAREMRDREGFQEMDFAAYFGPICKWSARIDDAARIPEYIARAYATATSGRPGPVVIALPEDMLSDEVEGLEPRPFVHRPAQAPCPDALATMMAMIGDASSPVAIVGGAGWNAKAREHFTRFAEDIGLPVATAFRRQDAISPDSPVYAGNLGYGPNPKLLERIRQADLLLVVGARMGEATTDGYELVTPDHPGQLLVHVHPDPEELQRVYRADLAICADMGEFAEGADLWDHDILSFDAGQQAHEQWLAFNTPGSDGTKLDLAQCLAAARRILPADSVICNGAGNFSSWWHRYWPYAGYPSQMAPTAGAMGYGVPAAVAAKLALPDRCVVAVAGDGDFLMNGQELATAAQYGLDLLVIVVDNGTYGTIRMHQEREFPGRVSGTSLANPDFAKLGEAFGAQSWRVETADEFAEALQQAVSAKGLRLIHCLQDQDVIAASGVTIEGLRAR, encoded by the coding sequence ATGAAACAAAGCGCCGCCAAGCTCCTCGTCCAGTGCCTCAAAGCGCAGGAATGCCGCCGTATCTTCACCGTGCCGGGGGAGAGCTTCCTGCCCGTGCTGGATGCCCTGCACGATAGCGACGGAATTGAAACCATAATCTGCCGCCAGGAAGGCGGTACGGCCTTCATGGCCTGCGCGGATGGCAGCATCACCGGGCGGCCCGGCGTCGCCTTCGTCACGCGCGGACCGGGCGCCACCAACGCCAGCATCGGCGTCCACGTAGCCATGCAGGATTCGCAGCCCATGATCCTGTTCGTGGGCGACGTCGCGCGCGAGATGCGCGACCGCGAAGGCTTCCAGGAAATGGACTTCGCGGCCTATTTCGGCCCGATCTGCAAGTGGTCTGCCCGGATCGACGATGCCGCGCGGATCCCGGAATACATCGCCCGCGCCTATGCCACCGCCACCTCCGGCCGTCCGGGCCCGGTGGTCATCGCCCTGCCCGAAGACATGCTGTCGGACGAGGTCGAGGGGCTGGAGCCGCGCCCCTTCGTCCACCGCCCGGCGCAGGCCCCCTGCCCCGACGCGCTGGCCACCATGATGGCGATGATCGGCGATGCGTCTTCCCCCGTCGCCATCGTCGGCGGCGCAGGCTGGAATGCCAAGGCACGCGAGCACTTCACCCGTTTCGCCGAAGACATCGGCCTGCCGGTTGCCACCGCATTCCGGCGGCAGGACGCGATTTCCCCGGACTCGCCGGTCTATGCCGGAAACCTGGGCTACGGCCCGAACCCCAAGCTGCTGGAGCGCATCAGGCAGGCAGACCTGCTACTGGTGGTGGGCGCACGCATGGGAGAGGCCACGACCGACGGCTATGAACTCGTCACGCCGGACCATCCCGGACAGCTGCTGGTCCATGTCCATCCCGACCCGGAGGAGCTCCAGCGCGTCTATCGCGCAGACCTGGCGATCTGCGCCGACATGGGCGAGTTTGCCGAGGGCGCGGACCTGTGGGACCACGACATCCTGTCCTTCGATGCCGGGCAGCAGGCGCATGAGCAATGGCTGGCCTTCAATACGCCCGGCAGCGACGGGACAAAGCTGGACCTTGCGCAATGCCTGGCCGCCGCGCGGCGGATCCTCCCGGCGGACAGCGTGATCTGCAACGGGGCCGGCAATTTTTCCAGCTGGTGGCACCGGTACTGGCCCTATGCCGGCTATCCTTCGCAAATGGCGCCGACCGCGGGCGCGATGGGTTACGGCGTGCCCGCAGCAGTCGCGGCGAAGCTGGCCCTGCCCGATCGCTGCGTCGTCGCGGTGGCGGGCGACGGCGACTTCCTCATGAACGGGCAGGAGCTGGCCACGGCCGCGCAATACGGCCTCGATCTGCTGGTTATCGTGGTGGACAACGGGACATACGGCACGATCCGCATGCACCAGGAACGGGAATTTCCCGGCCGTGTCAGCGGCACCAGCCTTGCCAATCCGGATTTTGCGAAATTGGGCGAAGCGTTCGGGGCGCAGAGCTGGCGCGTGGAAACGGCGGATGAATTTGCCGAGGCGCTACAGCAGGCTGTCTCCGCCAAGGGCCTTCGCCTGATCCACTGCCTGCAGGATCAGGACGTGATCGCCGCATCGGGCGTGACGATCGAGGGGCTGCGCGCCCGCTAA
- a CDS encoding EVE domain-containing protein → MARHWLMKSEPFKYSWDDLQRDGETVWDGVRNHRAKNNLAAMEVGDKIFYYHSREGLEIVGIAEVSEAHITDPTDPEGKWAAVKIKPVRTLDNPVTLKQIKAASDQLPDIELVRLSRLSVAEIQPDEWDIICKMAEG, encoded by the coding sequence GTGGCCCGTCACTGGCTGATGAAATCCGAACCCTTCAAATACAGCTGGGACGACCTGCAGCGCGATGGTGAGACGGTATGGGACGGGGTTCGCAACCACCGGGCGAAGAACAACCTCGCCGCGATGGAGGTGGGCGACAAGATCTTCTATTACCACTCGCGCGAAGGGCTGGAGATCGTGGGCATCGCCGAGGTGAGCGAGGCGCATATCACCGACCCCACCGATCCGGAGGGTAAGTGGGCTGCGGTGAAGATCAAGCCGGTCCGCACACTGGATAACCCCGTGACCCTGAAGCAGATCAAAGCTGCATCGGACCAGCTGCCCGATATCGAGCTGGTGCGCCTGTCCCGCCTGTCCGTGGCGGAAATCCAGCCGGACGAGTGGGACATCATCTGCAAGATGGCCGAAGGCTAA